A portion of the Granulosicoccus antarcticus IMCC3135 genome contains these proteins:
- a CDS encoding DUF4402 domain-containing protein, with translation MTHLFLAILLWATMTSSALAQPLIEELQNLRFGKLAISANDTVSQFTFSRTGNNINIEGQFVLIEKGLPGLFQFSGFPPTTRLNVSLDSTTLTAETIGITEPLSVDNYDFPQVTTDSEGNAELSLGARLGTTGNGGTYEDYLYSGTTSLRVDYWQPDADAFVSSSKVIFLETELSSTLTIDQEQQLHFGTLFARTSITSQASMTLSPAGTYKISEPENSRLVSIVKPEEGVLRVSGAAANYTLSVTPQVADVLLEHTENPASAPHLILSDLLTSPDGIGRTDANGEMLITIGGTLKTEITSSPQIYPSGRYEGTYEITVSY, from the coding sequence ATGACTCACCTCTTTTTGGCGATTCTACTCTGGGCGACAATGACAAGTTCTGCACTAGCGCAACCACTCATTGAAGAACTGCAGAACTTGCGTTTCGGCAAGCTTGCGATTTCTGCCAATGACACTGTATCGCAATTCACCTTTTCGCGAACCGGCAACAACATCAATATAGAAGGCCAGTTCGTGTTGATTGAGAAGGGCTTGCCAGGACTCTTCCAGTTCAGCGGGTTCCCGCCCACCACAAGACTAAACGTCAGCCTAGATAGCACAACACTCACCGCTGAAACCATCGGAATCACCGAGCCGTTGAGTGTGGACAACTACGACTTCCCACAGGTCACGACGGACTCTGAGGGAAACGCTGAATTATCATTGGGCGCACGCCTTGGCACAACAGGGAATGGTGGTACCTACGAAGACTACCTCTACAGCGGCACTACATCATTACGCGTTGACTACTGGCAACCTGATGCCGATGCCTTCGTATCCAGCAGCAAGGTCATTTTTCTGGAGACAGAGCTGAGTTCGACACTGACGATTGATCAAGAGCAGCAGTTGCATTTTGGCACCCTGTTTGCCCGTACCAGCATTACAAGTCAGGCTTCCATGACACTTTCGCCCGCAGGCACTTACAAAATCAGCGAACCGGAAAATTCACGCCTGGTTTCCATTGTAAAACCTGAAGAAGGGGTTCTGAGAGTGAGTGGAGCGGCAGCTAACTACACGTTATCTGTAACCCCGCAAGTGGCCGACGTATTGCTAGAACATACGGAAAACCCCGCTAGTGCCCCGCATTTGATTCTAAGTGATCTGCTGACATCACCGGACGGGATAGGAAGAACCGATGCCAACGGTGAGATGCTGATAACAATCGGCGGTACATTGAAAACGGAAATCACTTCTTCGCCACAGATCTACCCTAGCGGACGGTATGAGGGAACGTATGAAATCACGGTGTCTTATTGA
- a CDS encoding NrdJb has protein sequence MKIAKKIVGYSVTKPTDANSDGTALTDSKSDDASKTEGQSADVIHMHETLARPQKLIGSTYKLKTPDHVSSHAMYITINDIVLNEGTEHELRRPFEVFINSKNLEHYQWIVALTLIMSAVFRKGGDVTFLVEELRSVFDPRGGYWNKGKYMPSIIAEIGDVIEHHLIDIGMLKSNEPDEVQAKLIADKKAELRAEHSAAQADSSQSTEAADEPWMATATLCNKCNTKAVVLRDGCQTCMNCGDSKCG, from the coding sequence ATGAAAATTGCAAAGAAAATCGTTGGCTACTCGGTAACAAAACCGACAGACGCCAACAGCGACGGCACCGCGTTGACAGATAGTAAATCTGATGACGCGTCAAAGACAGAAGGCCAGTCGGCCGATGTCATCCATATGCACGAGACTCTTGCCCGCCCGCAGAAGCTGATCGGTTCAACCTACAAGTTGAAAACACCCGACCATGTTTCATCACATGCCATGTACATCACGATCAACGACATCGTGCTGAACGAGGGCACCGAGCACGAATTGCGACGCCCGTTCGAGGTCTTCATCAACTCGAAGAACCTGGAGCATTACCAGTGGATTGTGGCACTCACGTTGATCATGTCAGCCGTATTCCGCAAAGGTGGCGATGTCACCTTCCTGGTTGAAGAACTGCGATCGGTGTTCGATCCGCGCGGTGGCTATTGGAACAAGGGCAAGTACATGCCTTCGATCATTGCAGAGATTGGTGATGTGATTGAGCACCACCTGATTGATATCGGCATGCTGAAAAGCAACGAGCCCGATGAAGTTCAGGCAAAACTGATCGCTGACAAGAAAGCCGAGCTGCGAGCCGAGCACAGTGCTGCGCAAGCAGATTCATCGCAGAGCACCGAAGCTGCTGATGAGCCGTGGATGGCTACTGCCACGCTTTGCAACAAATGCAATACCAAAGCGGTTGTACTGCGCGATGGTTGCCAGACGTGTATGAATTGTGGCGATTCGAAGTGTGGTTGA
- a CDS encoding SPOR domain-containing protein yields MLTDGAYIRGWRLVLAFLCITFGTQAFTAPAQLQLENELLLELRLDGERLDLDVLGYQRGEEFLVSLNELANGLGFLIAVDAEQGLAEGWYISEDRFFSLDLQNAVVVSDGQQWPISEGEAVMFEGELYVETKALEKWFPLRLSAVIRELYLNIEADELLPIQKRTQRRKHPIGGTSSNREAQFPLQETPYRLLGPHTTKLRLGFSSVRQTPDSRADYGSNYALLSRGDLGWMTSTISLSGQSEESLTGARLKLERTAFDGPLGLNHVEVGDVSAGGGRGLLLRGGGGRNEQSGRFDLEVITLEGSQLPDWDVELYQNGQLITIQTTGQDGRYVFEDLPLQFGENRFELKFFGPFGETESREEVYFLGLGMLAPGGISYEMSAVESGRTVFGLNDGEGESGNGLFSGGFNFGLSRNLTVGAGVTSREVAGERLESSNARLGISTSRFYGNVNYVNTPGAQSSVSTSLSTRLGITSLNLGYTQYFDEPELASSPQKWQTSIGITSSVFDFPVKFKAETREQENSTAYNAVIGTTTTLAGMGQFSSSLWYSSADERLNGITTRTSLTGGQSNFRTVIKPWSFRLSTSYDFEPETELIDLSATGSLSIDRNLSLDLDIRHDPRIDTTYYAAGINWVLDHVVINARVGYDSDERWVGLINLSTTLAPQPGTLMPRFDSLASVGAGAVEVRVFEDENGAVGQPYAGVDIKGVQAWRRATTDERGLAYLSRMPAHRQVDIQLEEATLADTELRSRNPGVSVIPRPGSYAVVDFPIIRTVELEGHVVTADGDEEMPVSRALVSLKTLDGAVVAQRRSAFDGFFLFDGIEPGDYQLSLEDALDGRVLDRPDNLTVLSSNGVIRGLDFTLRAIEEKAVTLGTFAQKEESQPQPIIAPVVPVLASAEPEVEAVPESPVEEGSWFVQLGAYGTRDLAQAFWNRVSQGAQAFEGKTPRFEQYQNMTRLLVGPGQGRDAANQLCQQLQADSLECLVRSMD; encoded by the coding sequence ATGTTGACCGATGGTGCATATATTCGTGGTTGGAGACTCGTTCTCGCTTTTCTCTGCATCACCTTCGGAACACAAGCTTTTACAGCACCTGCTCAGCTGCAGCTGGAAAATGAATTACTGCTTGAATTGCGCCTTGACGGTGAGCGTCTTGACTTGGATGTGTTGGGCTACCAGCGTGGTGAAGAGTTTCTAGTCTCACTCAACGAGCTGGCCAATGGTCTGGGTTTCCTTATTGCGGTAGACGCGGAACAAGGCTTGGCCGAAGGTTGGTATATTTCTGAGGATCGCTTTTTCTCGCTGGACCTGCAGAACGCCGTGGTAGTCAGTGATGGCCAACAGTGGCCGATCTCCGAAGGTGAAGCGGTGATGTTTGAAGGAGAGCTGTATGTAGAGACAAAGGCTTTGGAGAAGTGGTTTCCGTTGCGTCTGTCAGCGGTCATACGCGAGTTGTATCTGAATATAGAGGCTGACGAATTACTACCGATACAAAAGCGCACTCAACGTCGAAAACATCCGATCGGTGGCACTTCCAGTAATCGGGAAGCGCAATTCCCATTGCAGGAAACGCCTTATCGATTACTTGGACCCCATACTACAAAGCTTCGTCTGGGTTTTTCATCTGTTCGCCAAACTCCTGACAGCCGTGCAGACTATGGCTCCAACTATGCCTTGTTGTCGAGGGGAGATCTTGGATGGATGACATCCACGATCTCGCTCTCTGGGCAGTCTGAGGAGTCATTGACCGGAGCACGTCTGAAACTGGAGCGAACAGCCTTTGACGGTCCTTTGGGACTGAACCATGTTGAAGTAGGCGATGTCAGTGCAGGGGGGGGGCGTGGTTTGCTGCTACGCGGTGGAGGTGGCCGCAATGAGCAGAGTGGGCGCTTTGACCTTGAGGTCATCACTCTCGAAGGCAGCCAATTGCCAGACTGGGATGTCGAGCTCTATCAGAACGGTCAGCTGATCACGATACAGACGACCGGGCAAGATGGACGTTATGTGTTTGAGGATTTACCCCTGCAGTTTGGTGAAAACCGTTTTGAGCTCAAGTTCTTTGGACCGTTCGGTGAAACTGAATCCCGTGAAGAAGTCTACTTCCTGGGCTTGGGCATGCTTGCTCCCGGCGGTATCAGCTATGAGATGTCAGCGGTAGAGAGTGGACGAACAGTGTTTGGTTTGAATGATGGCGAGGGAGAATCGGGCAATGGATTGTTTTCAGGAGGTTTCAATTTTGGTCTGTCGCGCAACCTGACTGTCGGCGCGGGTGTTACCAGCCGAGAGGTCGCTGGTGAGCGGCTGGAATCCAGCAATGCACGTTTAGGTATCAGCACCTCGCGATTCTACGGTAATGTCAATTATGTCAACACGCCCGGTGCTCAGAGCTCGGTGAGTACCTCCCTGAGTACCCGACTGGGCATCACCAGTCTCAATCTGGGTTACACGCAGTACTTTGACGAACCTGAGCTGGCCAGCTCCCCGCAAAAATGGCAGACCAGTATTGGTATCACATCGTCTGTTTTTGACTTTCCCGTAAAATTCAAGGCCGAGACCCGGGAACAGGAGAACAGTACGGCCTACAACGCAGTCATTGGTACAACAACCACTTTGGCAGGTATGGGACAGTTCTCCTCCTCGCTTTGGTATTCATCTGCAGATGAGCGTCTGAATGGCATCACGACACGAACATCGCTGACAGGGGGTCAGTCTAATTTCCGCACCGTTATCAAGCCGTGGTCATTCCGCTTGTCAACCAGTTACGATTTCGAGCCGGAGACCGAATTGATCGATCTGAGTGCCACTGGTAGTTTGAGCATCGACAGGAATCTGAGTCTGGACCTGGATATCAGACATGATCCGCGGATAGATACTACCTACTATGCGGCGGGAATCAATTGGGTGCTCGATCATGTAGTCATCAATGCCCGTGTTGGCTATGACAGTGATGAGCGTTGGGTAGGTCTGATCAATCTATCGACCACCCTGGCGCCACAGCCTGGGACGCTGATGCCAAGGTTCGATAGCCTTGCATCTGTCGGCGCAGGGGCCGTCGAGGTACGGGTGTTTGAGGATGAGAATGGAGCCGTGGGTCAGCCGTATGCCGGAGTTGATATAAAGGGAGTACAGGCTTGGCGACGCGCAACGACTGATGAACGCGGGTTGGCTTATCTATCTCGTATGCCAGCCCATCGACAGGTAGATATTCAGCTTGAGGAGGCAACACTTGCCGATACTGAATTGAGGTCGAGGAATCCCGGGGTTTCAGTCATTCCGCGGCCGGGTAGTTACGCGGTAGTCGATTTTCCGATAATTCGTACTGTTGAGCTCGAGGGCCATGTTGTCACTGCTGATGGTGATGAAGAAATGCCCGTCAGTCGTGCATTGGTTTCGCTGAAAACACTCGACGGTGCGGTCGTTGCTCAACGACGCTCCGCTTTCGATGGCTTTTTTCTTTTTGACGGAATTGAGCCCGGTGATTATCAGTTATCTCTTGAGGATGCGCTCGATGGTCGCGTACTGGATCGACCTGACAATTTAACGGTGCTCAGCAGTAATGGTGTAATCAGAGGACTGGATTTCACCCTGCGCGCAATCGAGGAAAAAGCAGTAACGCTGGGTACCTTCGCGCAAAAAGAGGAATCACAGCCCCAGCCCATCATCGCCCCCGTTGTCCCGGTTCTTGCCAGTGCAGAGCCCGAAGTAGAAGCTGTGCCGGAGTCGCCGGTAGAGGAGGGGAGCTGGTTTGTACAACTCGGTGCGTACGGAACTCGTGACTTGGCCCAGGCTTTCTGGAATCGAGTAAGCCAGGGCGCACAGGCGTTTGAGGGGAAAACACCGCGCTTTGAGCAATATCAGAATATGACTCGTCTGCTCGTGGGTCCCGGTCAAGGCAGAGATGCTGCCAATCAGCTTTGTCAGCAGTTGCAAGCGGACAGTCTGGAGTGCCTTGTTCGGAGTATGGATTAG
- a CDS encoding molecular chaperone, with translation MKIRQSLVKYILFGLTLCLSFAVHADMLISPTRVLMDHENKSTTMVLRNNSNGSRTYRLSWEDKRATEDGGYNMVSESEEWPSAKDMIRVSPRQITVGPNENQTVRFNWRPPADLPSGEYRSHLLLQVIPDISEPTSTLGAETSQEGVGIQVFMQMSFSIPVVVRHDTEAPQITMESIKAVPTKNSQRMGLEMVFNRTGNASSFGKISVEMQRDANSPVEVISQSKELSIYPEIDKRTFTIPLSEASIPEGAFVRVAYEGAKEYEGILWAEQVFQAE, from the coding sequence ATGAAAATCAGACAGTCACTAGTGAAGTACATTCTATTCGGCCTGACGCTCTGTCTAAGCTTTGCAGTCCACGCAGATATGCTGATCAGCCCTACCCGGGTTCTCATGGATCATGAAAACAAAAGCACTACCATGGTATTGCGAAATAACAGCAATGGCTCACGTACCTACCGTCTGAGTTGGGAGGATAAACGCGCGACGGAAGACGGTGGCTACAACATGGTGTCAGAAAGTGAGGAATGGCCTTCTGCCAAAGACATGATTCGTGTTTCTCCACGTCAAATCACAGTGGGGCCCAATGAAAACCAGACAGTACGTTTCAACTGGCGCCCCCCTGCTGATTTGCCATCCGGGGAGTATCGCTCGCATTTACTGCTACAGGTCATTCCGGATATTTCTGAACCCACTTCTACCTTGGGAGCAGAGACCTCTCAGGAAGGAGTCGGCATTCAAGTCTTCATGCAGATGTCATTCTCTATCCCTGTTGTAGTGCGACATGATACCGAAGCACCACAAATCACAATGGAATCCATCAAGGCCGTACCGACCAAGAACTCACAGCGCATGGGCCTGGAGATGGTGTTCAACCGTACCGGTAATGCCAGCAGTTTTGGCAAGATATCAGTGGAAATGCAGCGCGATGCCAATAGCCCCGTTGAGGTTATCAGTCAGTCCAAGGAACTCTCCATCTATCCGGAGATTGATAAACGCACGTTCACCATCCCCTTGAGCGAAGCGAGTATTCCCGAAGGTGCCTTCGTACGCGTCGCCTACGAAGGTGCCAAGGAATATGAAGGCATACTGTGGGCTGAACAAGTTTTTCAAGCCGAGTAA